A genomic segment from Peromyscus maniculatus bairdii isolate BWxNUB_F1_BW_parent chromosome 11, HU_Pman_BW_mat_3.1, whole genome shotgun sequence encodes:
- the Slamf6 gene encoding SLAM family member 6 isoform X1 produces MAVSRAPVPDSARQKMIWLFPLIFCLGSGNEVSRNSTRRTVMNGVLGESTTLPLELPARTKAIVWHYVGEASNYVEKGSHVTIILIIQLNKSENPQILKTDPERGKRLHITQSYALQVSNLTMADTGLYTAQITTEDSPPNFFTYTLRVFERLSNLEVTNRTHLFENGTCEIHLTCIVKNPNHTVSVGWQASGGTSLREPNLTVSWDLKNSSDQSYTCQAENAVSNLSISVSAQSLCTGDLTKEKLYQDKILLIIGLLLAIALVCICICIWKKRTGFLSLASQHPDSSQSTDTPGSPGNTVYAQVTHPVQEMKIPKSMKNDSMTIYSIVNHSRQPISPRMDTLKDIK; encoded by the exons ATGGCTGTCTCAAGGGCTCCGGTGCCTGACTCCGCCCGTCAGAAGATGATCTGGCTGTTCCCACTTATCTTCTGCCTTGGCTCAG GGAATGAAGTTTCACGAAACAGTACAAGAAGAACAGTGATGAATGGTGTTCTGGGGGAGTCTACAACCCTTCCTCTGGAGCTTCCTGCAAGAACGAAGGCCATCGTCTGGCATTACGTAGGAGAAGCATCGAATTACGTAGAAAAAGGATCACATGTCACTATAATCCTTATCATCCAGCTAAATAAGTCTGAAAATCCACAAATCCTGAAAACTGAtccagagaggggaaagagactgCACATCACCCAGTCCTACGCTCTACAAGTCAGCAACCTCACAATGGCAGACACAGGATTGTACACTGCCCAGATAACCACAGAGGACTCTCCACCGAACTTCTTTACTTATACTCTGAGGGTCTTTG AACGGCTGAGTAACCTAGAAGTTACCAACCGTACTCACCTGTTTGAGAATGGGACCTGTGAGATCCACCTGACCTGTATTGTGAAGAATCCAAATCATACTGTCTCAGTTGGATGGCAGGCGTCAGGAGGCACCTCTTTAAGGGAACCAAATCTCACTGTCTCCTGGGACCTGAAGAATTCCAGTGACCAGAGTTATACCTGCCAAGCTGAGAACGCTGTCAGCAAtctgtccatctctgtctctgcccagaGTCTTTGCACAG gtgaTTTAACTAAGGAAAAGCTATACCAGGATAAAATATTGCTTATAATTGGATTGTTGCTGGCTATAGCCTtggtgtgcatatgcatatgtatttggaagaaaagaacag gttttctttctttggctAGCCAACATCCAG ATTCCTCCCAGAGCACAGATACTCCAGGCTCTCCAGGGAACACTGTGTATGCACAAGTCACTCATCCAGTACAG GAAATGAAAATCCCAAAATCCATGAAAAATGATTCCATGACAATTTACTCCATAGTTAATCATTCCAGACAG CCCATTTCTCCCAGGATGGATACTCTTAAGGACATCAAGTAA
- the Slamf6 gene encoding SLAM family member 6 isoform X2 gives MVASNTEIPSAGIKGNEVSRNSTRRTVMNGVLGESTTLPLELPARTKAIVWHYVGEASNYVEKGSHVTIILIIQLNKSENPQILKTDPERGKRLHITQSYALQVSNLTMADTGLYTAQITTEDSPPNFFTYTLRVFERLSNLEVTNRTHLFENGTCEIHLTCIVKNPNHTVSVGWQASGGTSLREPNLTVSWDLKNSSDQSYTCQAENAVSNLSISVSAQSLCTGDLTKEKLYQDKILLIIGLLLAIALVCICICIWKKRTGFLSLASQHPDSSQSTDTPGSPGNTVYAQVTHPVQEMKIPKSMKNDSMTIYSIVNHSRQPISPRMDTLKDIK, from the exons atggtggcctcaaacacagagattccaagtgctggaatcaaag GGAATGAAGTTTCACGAAACAGTACAAGAAGAACAGTGATGAATGGTGTTCTGGGGGAGTCTACAACCCTTCCTCTGGAGCTTCCTGCAAGAACGAAGGCCATCGTCTGGCATTACGTAGGAGAAGCATCGAATTACGTAGAAAAAGGATCACATGTCACTATAATCCTTATCATCCAGCTAAATAAGTCTGAAAATCCACAAATCCTGAAAACTGAtccagagaggggaaagagactgCACATCACCCAGTCCTACGCTCTACAAGTCAGCAACCTCACAATGGCAGACACAGGATTGTACACTGCCCAGATAACCACAGAGGACTCTCCACCGAACTTCTTTACTTATACTCTGAGGGTCTTTG AACGGCTGAGTAACCTAGAAGTTACCAACCGTACTCACCTGTTTGAGAATGGGACCTGTGAGATCCACCTGACCTGTATTGTGAAGAATCCAAATCATACTGTCTCAGTTGGATGGCAGGCGTCAGGAGGCACCTCTTTAAGGGAACCAAATCTCACTGTCTCCTGGGACCTGAAGAATTCCAGTGACCAGAGTTATACCTGCCAAGCTGAGAACGCTGTCAGCAAtctgtccatctctgtctctgcccagaGTCTTTGCACAG gtgaTTTAACTAAGGAAAAGCTATACCAGGATAAAATATTGCTTATAATTGGATTGTTGCTGGCTATAGCCTtggtgtgcatatgcatatgtatttggaagaaaagaacag gttttctttctttggctAGCCAACATCCAG ATTCCTCCCAGAGCACAGATACTCCAGGCTCTCCAGGGAACACTGTGTATGCACAAGTCACTCATCCAGTACAG GAAATGAAAATCCCAAAATCCATGAAAAATGATTCCATGACAATTTACTCCATAGTTAATCATTCCAGACAG CCCATTTCTCCCAGGATGGATACTCTTAAGGACATCAAGTAA
- the Slamf6 gene encoding SLAM family member 6 isoform X3 has translation MALRFKKGNEVSRNSTRRTVMNGVLGESTTLPLELPARTKAIVWHYVGEASNYVEKGSHVTIILIIQLNKSENPQILKTDPERGKRLHITQSYALQVSNLTMADTGLYTAQITTEDSPPNFFTYTLRVFERLSNLEVTNRTHLFENGTCEIHLTCIVKNPNHTVSVGWQASGGTSLREPNLTVSWDLKNSSDQSYTCQAENAVSNLSISVSAQSLCTGDLTKEKLYQDKILLIIGLLLAIALVCICICIWKKRTGFLSLASQHPDSSQSTDTPGSPGNTVYAQVTHPVQEMKIPKSMKNDSMTIYSIVNHSRQPISPRMDTLKDIK, from the exons atggcgctccgctttaaaaaag GGAATGAAGTTTCACGAAACAGTACAAGAAGAACAGTGATGAATGGTGTTCTGGGGGAGTCTACAACCCTTCCTCTGGAGCTTCCTGCAAGAACGAAGGCCATCGTCTGGCATTACGTAGGAGAAGCATCGAATTACGTAGAAAAAGGATCACATGTCACTATAATCCTTATCATCCAGCTAAATAAGTCTGAAAATCCACAAATCCTGAAAACTGAtccagagaggggaaagagactgCACATCACCCAGTCCTACGCTCTACAAGTCAGCAACCTCACAATGGCAGACACAGGATTGTACACTGCCCAGATAACCACAGAGGACTCTCCACCGAACTTCTTTACTTATACTCTGAGGGTCTTTG AACGGCTGAGTAACCTAGAAGTTACCAACCGTACTCACCTGTTTGAGAATGGGACCTGTGAGATCCACCTGACCTGTATTGTGAAGAATCCAAATCATACTGTCTCAGTTGGATGGCAGGCGTCAGGAGGCACCTCTTTAAGGGAACCAAATCTCACTGTCTCCTGGGACCTGAAGAATTCCAGTGACCAGAGTTATACCTGCCAAGCTGAGAACGCTGTCAGCAAtctgtccatctctgtctctgcccagaGTCTTTGCACAG gtgaTTTAACTAAGGAAAAGCTATACCAGGATAAAATATTGCTTATAATTGGATTGTTGCTGGCTATAGCCTtggtgtgcatatgcatatgtatttggaagaaaagaacag gttttctttctttggctAGCCAACATCCAG ATTCCTCCCAGAGCACAGATACTCCAGGCTCTCCAGGGAACACTGTGTATGCACAAGTCACTCATCCAGTACAG GAAATGAAAATCCCAAAATCCATGAAAAATGATTCCATGACAATTTACTCCATAGTTAATCATTCCAGACAG CCCATTTCTCCCAGGATGGATACTCTTAAGGACATCAAGTAA